In the Streptomyces coeruleoprunus genome, GCCGCTCCTGCCCGTGTCCGAGCTGCGCGTGGCCATGAGCCTCGAACTGCCCAAGGGGGACGAGGAGGAGGCGTTCGACCCGGACCGCAACGGCGCCGTCGAACTGATCAACCCGCTCGCCCTGACCCATGAGCAGATCATGAAGCTCCTCCACGAGACGACCACCATCAGCCTGTCCGGCGACAAGGCCTGGAGGACGTCGATCGTCACCGTCGCGTCGGTGGAGGACTACCTCAACCGCAGGACGCTCCGCAGCCTGGACCGCGCGCGGGTGGAGCGCCTCGTCGCCGTCAGCGCCCTGAACATCCCGGGCAGGAGGCACTCCGAGGGCGTCATCGAGGACGTCCTGAAGAAGTACGCCATCGGTCCGCGGGCGAAACTCCTCGGGGCGTCCGAACGCCAGCAGTGCCGGAAGTGCGCCGCTCTCTACCCCAAGGGCACACCGACCGTGTACGCCCGGAAGTACGACCTGTCCGTCAAGGAACTCGCCATGGAGAGCCGGGCGATCGCCCAGGCGCGCCAGGAGACGGCGGGCAAGAGCCCGGAACAACAGCGCAAGGCCGTCGAGAAGGCGGCCCGCCCGTACAAGGACCTGAGGGAGGCGCGCAACGCCGATGCCATGAAGCAGCTGGAACTGGACCTCGAAGGGGTGAAGCGGGCGGCGCGCACGACGCGGGGCGACGTACTGGGCAGCCTTGCCACCACCTTCGCCGTTCCCAGGGTGACGTGCCCGCCGTCGAAGAAGCCGGCGCCGAGGGCGCTGGGCGCCCCGGCGCCCCACACGCTCGCGTACGCGGCGGCGGTCAAGGCCGGCGACCCGTGCGACCAGGGACGGCCCTTAGCCGACCGGCCCGCCACCACGGGCCTCGGCAAGGCGCTCAGCGCCCCCGGCACGGCCCCCGGCGGCATCGACTTCTCCACCATGGAACTCCGCTACCTCGCGGACCCCGGCGACGGCGGCGGACTGCGGTACGCGTTCAGCGCCGGCCGCGACCCCATGAAGGGCGACGCCCGCACCGCCACCGGTCTGAAGGCGGCCGACCAGACGTCCGACGCCTTCTTCGTCTGGCTCTCGCTCGACCCGGGCTCCTTCTGGGTCAACCTCAATCCGAACGAGCCGGACCGCATCGTCGACAGCCGGCTGGGCCGTACGGACGCCGGGCGCATCATGCTCCAGGCCGACCTGCGCATGAAGAAGACCGTCGGACAACTGGTCCACCCGCGAACGGCGCTGGGCCGGAGGTTCTGGGACGGCATCGCCGGCAACTGCCTGTCGTTCCGTACCTGGATCGTCTCCGCGCCGGCCTCGGTGTACGCGGACGGTGACCGGCTCCACATCCTCGACGCGCCCCTCGACGTCCAGATGGAGACCCAGTACCTGGAGAAACGAGGCGAGTCGAAAGCCGCCTCCTGCCCGCAGCAGGACAAGGCCACCGAGGACCACAACGAGGGCCTGTTCCGCGGCCTGATCCTGCCCAGGCTGAAGCACGCCATCAACACCGCGCCCGCATACGCCGAACTGCGCCGCGTCCATCTCGCACGCGTGGCCGCCGAGTGGTACCGCGAGCTGAGCCACACCAAGGACACCGCGTACGGAGACCTCGTCGACAAGGGCGACATCACCGACTGGCGGACGGAGACCGGCTGGAAGCCGCGGGACACCTTCGACGCCTACGTCGACTCCTACAAGAAGGGCGAGTTCGAAGTCACCGACAGGACCAGGAAGGGCGACACCGTCCACGTCCGCACCTACACGTACGGCGGCGTCGACCTCACCAGGATCCCGTTGCGCAAGCTCACGCCCGACCGCTTCACGGCCGAACACGCCGGCCTCGCCAGGTCCGTCGACCGCTCGCTGACCGCACCCTCGGCCGCCACGCCCGACGACCCGGTCTGGCTCGGCGCGACCACGCCGGGCCGGTCGACGGACGGGGCACGGACCCCGGCTCCGCCGTCGCGGGAACAGCCGCCGCAGGCGCGGCAGCCCGCGGCGGGCTCCGCGTCCGTGCCGCTGCGGCTGCTCCCTCTCCTCCTCGTGCCCCTGGGCCTGGCCGTGTTCCTGTGGTGGCGCCGGCGCGGACCTCGGCCGATGCCCGCCCGGACCGTGAGGTACCGGGACCCGTGGGGGCCGTGACGCGGGTGGCCGATCGGGTGGGTCGAGGCTCTTTTGTCCGTCCTCACCGCCCAAGAAGCGACGTGTGATGGTTGAGCTTTAAACTAGCTTTACCTTGTTTTGCTCTCTCATGTTCCTTGCTTGTCTCCGTGCTGGTCGATGGCGTCGAACAGTGGAGCCCGGCACCCAGCGGGTGGCCGCATCCCACGATCAGACGACCTCACCGAGGTGGAAACAAGCATGTCCTCCCACGTCATACGCCGGGCCGCGATGGCCGGCGTCGCCATTCTCACCGTTCTCACCGTCACGTCCTGCTCCGGCGGTGGCGGTACGGAGATGAAGGGCGCGCCGGCCGCGGCCGCCTCGCCGCACGCCGACGGAAAGGCCCAGGGTGCCGAGAAGGGCGAGAAGAAGGCGGGTGCCCACTGGGGGTACGAGGGGGCGGAAGGTCCCGCGAACTGGGCCACCCTCGCCGAGGACTTCGAGGCGTGCGAGGCCGGGCGCGAGCAGTCGCCGATCGACCTGGACGACGCCGAGGCCGCCGGGGCCCCGGTCGACAAGGCCGTCACCATCGACTACAGACCCGTCACCGCGGAACTGGTGAACAACGGCCACACCGTCCAGGCCAACGTCTCCGCCGGCAGCAGGATCGTCATCGACGGCATCGCCTACGACCTCAAGCAGTTCCACTTCCACCTCCCGAGCGAGCACACCGAGGAGGGCAGGCACACCGCCATGGAGCTGCACTTCGTGCACGCCGACAAGGACGGCAGGCTCGCCGTGGTCGGCGTGCTGATGGACGAGAAGCCCGGGGCGTCCGCCTTCGCGGACCTCTTCAAGGAGCTGCCGGCCGCGGAGGGCGCCACGGCGAAGATCACCAAGGCCTTCGACCTGACCGCCTTCCTGCCCGGTGACCGCGACCAGTACCGGTACGAGGGCTCGCTGACGACCCCGCCCTGCACCGAGGGCGTCAAGTGGACCGTCCTCAAGGACCCGGTCCGCGTCGCCCCGGACCAAGTGGCCGCGTACAAGGCGCTGTTCCCGAAGAGCAACCGGCCGACCCAGCCGCTGAACGAGCGCAAGCTCACCGTCGTGGACCAGTAGGCCGGTGTTTCCCCGGGTCGGTGCCGGTCTTTGGGGTGGCCGGCGCCGGCCTCGGGGCGTCGGTGCTCGGGGGCTGAGCGCCGTGCCCCCGCGCGGGGCCCGGGGCGAACCCCGGGCCCCGCGGTGTTCAGACCGTGGCGTGGCCGCTGTCCGCGGCCGTCACCTTCACCCGGTCGACACTGGTCGCGCCGTGGCGTTCGGCCCAGTTCTCCAGGGCCGTACGGCAGGCGTGGTCCAGGTGGTGGAGTCCGGAGAGGTCCAGCTCCACCGGACGGTCCCGGGGCAGGGACTCCAGGGTGTCGAGGATCTTCGGCAGACGCAGGAACGTCGCGTTCCCCGACAGGTGGGCCTGGACGGGCCCGGCGCCCTTGTCGACGACGGCCAGCCTGATGTGCGACGCGTCCCAAGCGGCCTTCGCGACGGACAGGCCGAGACCGATCAGAACGCCCTCGAACATGTTCACCGCCACGATCGCCACGGCCGTCACCCCGAGGATCAGGGCCTCCCCGCGGTGCTCCCGCCACAGGGAGACGACGCCCCGGAAGGGAATCAGCTTCCAGCCCGCGTGGACGAGGATGCCGGCGAGCGCCGCCAGCGGTATCAGCCCCAGCGTCGCCGGCAGCAGCGTCGCGAACAGCAGCAGCCACACGCCGTGCAGCACACGGGACGCCTTCGTCCGGGCACCCGCCTGCACATTGGCCGAACTGCGCACGATCACCGCGGTCATCGGCAGCGCGCCCAGCAGCCCGCACACGGTGTTGCCCGCGCCCTGTGCCACCAGCTCCTTGTCGTAATCGGTGCGCGGCCCCTCGTGCAGCCGGTCCACGGCCGCCGCGCTGAACAGCGACTCGGCCGAGGCGATCAGCGCGAACGCCACGACGGTCCCGAGCAGGGCGATGTCGCCCAGCGCGCCGAAGGCGCCCGGGCCGGGCGGCTGGACGGCGTCCAGCAGCCCGTTCACCTCGACGGTCGCCACCGGCAGCCGGAACACCTGGGTCACCACCGTGGCCAGCACCACCGCGGCGAGCGCTCCCGGGACCGTACGGACCCGCCGCGGCAGGTGCTTCCACAGCACCAGCACGGCTGTCGTGCCCGCGCCGACCGCGACCGAGGCCAGGGCCGCCGTGCTGCCCGCCACCTCCGCGACCGCGCCGGGCAGGCCCGCGATCTTGGCCAGGCCGGAGGCCGGGGCCTCCACGCCCGCGGCCGCGTACAGCTGGCCGGCGATGATGACGAGGCCGATGCCCGCGAGCATGCCCTCGACGACCGACACGGAGATCGCCCGGAACCAGCGCCCCCACTTCAGGACGCCCATGGCGACCTGCAGCAGCCCGGCCAGCAGCACGATGACGCCGAGGGCGGGCAGTCCGAACTCCCGGACGGCCTCCAGGACCAGCACCGTCAGACCGGCGGCGGGCCCGGACACCTGGAGGCTGCTGCCGCGCATGAGGCCGGTGACGACACCGCCCACGATGCCGGTCACCAGGCCCAGTTCGGCCGGGACGCCGGAGGCGACGGCGACGCCCAGACACAGGGGGAGGGCGACGAGGAACACGACGAGCGATGCGGCGAAGTCCTGTCGCACATGGGGGAATCGGGCCAGCACGGTGTTCGACCGCCTCACAGGGACTCGAAGGTGTCGGTGGCGGCCCGGTGCTCCCGTACGGCCCCCGTGTGGACCTCGTAGTACCAGCCGCGCAGGTTGATACGGCCGTCCCCGAGCCGTTGTTCAATGCACGGATACGAGCGCAGCCGCAGCAGCTGGGCCAGCACGTGGTGCTGGACGGCCTCCGCCACGGCAGGGTCGCCCGGCTGCCTCGTGGCGGGCTCGGGCGCGGCGTGCGCCAGCCAGTCCCGTACGGCGGGGACGGCGCTCAGGTCCTCGCCGCGGACCAGCGCGCCGACGGCACCGCAGTGGGAGTGGCCGCACACCACGACGTCCCGCACGCCGAGGACCTCCACGGCGTACTCGATGGTGGCGGCCTCGCCGGTGGGGCGGCCCTCGCCGTACGGGGGAACGATGTTGCCCGCGGTGCGCAGCTCGAAGAGCTGACCGGGGCGGGCGCCCGTGATCAGGGCCGGGACGACCCGGGAGTCGGAGCAGGTGATGAACAGGACCTCGGGCGACTGGCCCTCGGCGAGCTTGGCGAACTCCTCAGGGCGCTGTCCGAACGTACGGGCGTTGTCGATGAGGGGTTGCATAGGTGATTCCTCCTGGCGCGCCCTGACGGCGCGTCGGACCGATGAGAACAGAGCCGGGCGTGTACAGCCCCGCTCAGCAGCGGAAGACCTGGAGGGCGGCCGGGGTGTGGGCCGTGTCGGGTCTCGCCGGCCGGGATGACGAGGGGCCGGATCCGGCCCCCGGACGCGTCCCGGCCTGACCCGTCGCGCATGACGGGCGGGCCGCAGCGGGGGAGAGGGGCGCGCGGGCACCGGCGCGGTGCCGGTCGCGTCCGCGCGGCGCGCCGCTGACGGTCCCGGGCGGGTCGCACTCCCGCGACCCGGCGGTCTCGTGCTGCGCGGCGGCGCCCACGGCCTTGACGAACGGCACCTCGGCCCCGGCGTGGGGGCCCTGGGGCAGGGCCTGTGCCGGGGAGGCGGCGAGGACGAGCAATTGGGCCACGACCAGGGACAGGACGATCAGCGGAAGGAGGACGGCCAGGACGACCGGCGAGGCCGTCCTGAACCGCTGTGGTGCGCGCACGCGTCCCTCCCTCCCGAAGCCCATGGGCCCGACTTCACCAATGCAAGTTAAAAGCCGGGTCAATGAATGGTAATGCCGGCCGGTGGGACCTGCCCGTGAAGACACGGTGAACGGAGGGACTTCTCGACGGGAAAGCGCCGAAAGTTGGCGCAAAACCTAGATGAGGCTCCAGCGGACCGCGCAGGCCACGGCCTGGGCGCGGTTACGGGCCTGCAGACGGCCCATCAGCTCGTACACGGTGTTCTTCACCGTGTGCGGCGAGCACGACAGGGTGCGCGCGATCACCGCGTTGCCGTGCCCCTCGGCCATCAGGGCCAGTACCGAGTGCTGGCGTGGAGTCAGCTGCGGCGCCTCCGTCGCGGTCGCACCCCCGAGCAGCTGCACCAGCGCCGAGTACGGCACGCGGCTGTCGCCGTGCCAGGCGCTGTGCACACCGGCCATCAGCTGCGCGGGCGTCAGGTCCGACGAGCGGAGGATCGCCCGCACGCCGGCCCGCAGCGCGCCGCGGAGCCCGGCCGGTGACACGGTGTCACATACCGCGAGGAGCCGGTCCTCCGAGCCGGGGCACAGGGCCACGGCCTCCTCCACGGTCGCCGTGACGGCCACCGTGACCGTGCCGGCACCGGCGGTCGGCTCGATGCCCGCCTGGCGCAGCATCGCCGTCACCCGTCCGGCCGCCGGAGCCGTATGCGCGCGGGCACCGGCCGCCGGCACCACACGGACCCGCACTCCCGCCGCGGCCTCGGCGGGCGCCGCCCCGGGCGCCGTCACAGCAGCCCCGTCCGCAGCGCGTAGGCCACGGCGTGCGCCCGGTTGCGCAGCCGGAACCGCCGGGTGATGTCGTGCACGACGGCCGTCACCGTACGGGGCGAGTAGCACAGGCGCCGGGCGATCTCGTTCGTCTCGTGGCCGTCGGCGACCAGGCGCAGCACCGACCGCTCCCGGTCGTCCAGGCTCGCCCCCGCCCACGCCGGCGAGGCCCCGCCGGCGTCCGCACCACCGGCCTCCGAGTGCTTGAGCAGCCGGTCCAGCAGCCCGGGCGGCAGCGTGCAGTCGCCGCGAGCGGCCGCCAGCGCCGCACGGGTGAGCCGTGCGGCGTCCGCCTCGCCGCGGCGCAGCAGACCGCGTGCCCCCGCCGCCAGGGCGTGCAGGGCGTCCGCGGGGGCCAGCCGGCTGGCCACGAGCACCACTTCGGGCTGCGACGGGGCCTCACGGACCGACCGCAGGACGTCCAGCTCCGACGGGGACACCTGGTCGACGGTCATCACGACGACCCGCGGCTCACCCGCCGCCGTGGTGAGGGCGATCTCCGGACACGTCGACAGAGTGCTCCTGATACCGGCCTCCAGCACCGGGTCCAGTGCGACGACGCTGACGAGTACGGGTTCTCCCACCGAGTCCTCCAAGAATGCGACGTGGTTGCTGCACTGGTCCCAGACTCCGGCCGGAACCCACGCCGTACATCGGGCTCCCGCCCCCACATTTCCGGCCGCTTCCCCCGGCCGGGACGGGCGGACGGGGAGGAGGTGGTGCGGACACCGTGCCGACTCCGGGACGCGGGGCGCGGTGATCCGTAGGGGGAGCGGAGCCCGCGCGTACGACGGCCCCGCCCCCGCGCCGCCCCCGCCCGTACGGCGGCCGTTCCCCGGGGCCGTACGGCGCCGCCCCACGCCCCGTACGCCTGGGGGAGCGGCCGCAGAATATGGGGGAGCGGCCCCCATGTGCCCGCGGCCGGGCTCTGGGAGCTTCGTTGCCGTGACTGACACCGCCCTCGCCCGAGAAGCGCAGCTCGGCCCCCTG is a window encoding:
- a CDS encoding carbonic anhydrase family protein, producing MSSHVIRRAAMAGVAILTVLTVTSCSGGGGTEMKGAPAAAASPHADGKAQGAEKGEKKAGAHWGYEGAEGPANWATLAEDFEACEAGREQSPIDLDDAEAAGAPVDKAVTIDYRPVTAELVNNGHTVQANVSAGSRIVIDGIAYDLKQFHFHLPSEHTEEGRHTAMELHFVHADKDGRLAVVGVLMDEKPGASAFADLFKELPAAEGATAKITKAFDLTAFLPGDRDQYRYEGSLTTPPCTEGVKWTVLKDPVRVAPDQVAAYKALFPKSNRPTQPLNERKLTVVDQ
- a CDS encoding carbonic anhydrase, producing the protein MQPLIDNARTFGQRPEEFAKLAEGQSPEVLFITCSDSRVVPALITGARPGQLFELRTAGNIVPPYGEGRPTGEAATIEYAVEVLGVRDVVVCGHSHCGAVGALVRGEDLSAVPAVRDWLAHAAPEPATRQPGDPAVAEAVQHHVLAQLLRLRSYPCIEQRLGDGRINLRGWYYEVHTGAVREHRAATDTFESL
- a CDS encoding SulP family inorganic anion transporter — encoded protein: MLARFPHVRQDFAASLVVFLVALPLCLGVAVASGVPAELGLVTGIVGGVVTGLMRGSSLQVSGPAAGLTVLVLEAVREFGLPALGVIVLLAGLLQVAMGVLKWGRWFRAISVSVVEGMLAGIGLVIIAGQLYAAAGVEAPASGLAKIAGLPGAVAEVAGSTAALASVAVGAGTTAVLVLWKHLPRRVRTVPGALAAVVLATVVTQVFRLPVATVEVNGLLDAVQPPGPGAFGALGDIALLGTVVAFALIASAESLFSAAAVDRLHEGPRTDYDKELVAQGAGNTVCGLLGALPMTAVIVRSSANVQAGARTKASRVLHGVWLLLFATLLPATLGLIPLAALAGILVHAGWKLIPFRGVVSLWREHRGEALILGVTAVAIVAVNMFEGVLIGLGLSVAKAAWDASHIRLAVVDKGAGPVQAHLSGNATFLRLPKILDTLESLPRDRPVELDLSGLHHLDHACRTALENWAERHGATSVDRVKVTAADSGHATV
- a CDS encoding response regulator transcription factor translates to MGEPVLVSVVALDPVLEAGIRSTLSTCPEIALTTAAGEPRVVVMTVDQVSPSELDVLRSVREAPSQPEVVLVASRLAPADALHALAAGARGLLRRGEADAARLTRAALAAARGDCTLPPGLLDRLLKHSEAGGADAGGASPAWAGASLDDRERSVLRLVADGHETNEIARRLCYSPRTVTAVVHDITRRFRLRNRAHAVAYALRTGLL
- a CDS encoding response regulator transcription factor; this translates as MTAPGAAPAEAAAGVRVRVVPAAGARAHTAPAAGRVTAMLRQAGIEPTAGAGTVTVAVTATVEEAVALCPGSEDRLLAVCDTVSPAGLRGALRAGVRAILRSSDLTPAQLMAGVHSAWHGDSRVPYSALVQLLGGATATEAPQLTPRQHSVLALMAEGHGNAVIARTLSCSPHTVKNTVYELMGRLQARNRAQAVACAVRWSLI